Proteins encoded together in one Gemmatimonadota bacterium window:
- a CDS encoding sodium:alanine symporter family protein: protein MQVLDTFWAAAVDLVWGLPLVALLVGGGAAFTLISGLIPFRRLPHALGILRGRYDDPDDPGEITHFQALSSALSATIGMGNIAGVAIAVSMGGPGAIFWMWVAGFLGMATKFFTCTLSCLYRKTDSRGIAQGGPMYFIECGLGPRWKPLAMMFAACGMIGCLPLFQVNQLSGLLESHLDVPRLATGIAALLFVGTVILGGITRVGKVAERIVPGMFLLYLAASVVIIARHLPEVPGVFASIFGSAFTGHAATGGAAGFTFRQVLITGIRRAAFSNEAGMGTAPMAHGAARTKEPVREGLIAMLGPFLDTNLVCTLTALVILSTGAGTAEGDGVIMTARAFEDGLGPMGPSILTLIVVLFAMTTITSYSYYSQKCAKYLVGDRWGERFVFVYLAALPLGALWTQDLVINMLDTAFALMAIPTMIAALVMAPRVMAATRDYFARMRV, encoded by the coding sequence GTGCAGGTGCTCGACACATTCTGGGCTGCCGCGGTCGATCTCGTCTGGGGACTGCCGCTCGTCGCCCTCCTCGTTGGTGGCGGTGCCGCCTTCACGCTGATCAGCGGCCTCATTCCATTCCGCCGCCTGCCCCACGCGCTGGGCATTCTCCGCGGCCGCTATGACGATCCCGACGATCCCGGCGAAATCACGCACTTCCAGGCCCTCTCCTCCGCACTGTCCGCAACCATCGGCATGGGCAATATCGCCGGGGTCGCGATCGCCGTCTCGATGGGCGGCCCGGGGGCCATCTTCTGGATGTGGGTGGCGGGGTTCCTCGGCATGGCGACGAAGTTCTTCACCTGCACGCTGAGCTGCCTCTATCGAAAGACGGACTCGCGGGGCATCGCGCAGGGCGGCCCGATGTACTTCATCGAGTGCGGCCTCGGCCCGAGATGGAAGCCGCTCGCCATGATGTTCGCCGCCTGCGGCATGATCGGTTGCCTGCCGCTCTTCCAGGTGAATCAGCTCTCGGGGCTCCTCGAATCCCACCTCGATGTCCCGCGCCTCGCCACGGGGATCGCGGCACTCCTCTTCGTGGGCACGGTGATCCTCGGCGGAATCACCCGGGTCGGCAAAGTGGCCGAACGCATCGTACCGGGGATGTTCCTGCTGTATCTGGCGGCGTCGGTCGTGATCATCGCGCGGCATCTCCCGGAAGTCCCCGGCGTCTTCGCGAGTATCTTCGGCTCCGCGTTCACCGGACACGCCGCCACGGGAGGGGCCGCGGGGTTCACATTCCGTCAGGTGCTGATCACCGGAATCCGGCGCGCCGCGTTCTCCAACGAAGCGGGCATGGGAACCGCCCCCATGGCCCACGGCGCAGCGCGTACCAAAGAGCCGGTTCGCGAGGGACTCATCGCCATGCTGGGCCCGTTTCTCGACACGAACCTCGTCTGCACGCTGACGGCGCTCGTCATTCTGTCGACCGGAGCGGGCACCGCCGAAGGCGACGGAGTGATCATGACCGCACGCGCCTTCGAAGACGGGCTGGGGCCGATGGGGCCGTCGATTCTGACGCTCATCGTCGTGCTCTTCGCCATGACGACGATCACCTCGTACTCGTACTATTCGCAGAAGTGCGCGAAGTACCTGGTGGGCGACCGGTGGGGTGAGCGCTTCGTCTTCGTGTATCTGGCCGCACTCCCGCTGGGTGCCCTCTGGACGCAGGATCTCGTCATCAACATGCTGGATACGGCGTTCGCGCTGATGGCCATCCCGACGATGATCGCAGCGTTGGTCATGGCGCCACGGGTCATGGCAGCCACGCGTGACTACTTCGCACGAATGCGCGTTTGA
- the pdxH gene encoding pyridoxamine 5'-phosphate oxidase — MDRLQEAMDRFAGLFEKAAGHDLQEPTAVTLATASASGHPSTRTVLLKGFGREGFVIYTNTESRKGVQLLENPHASLCFFWQPMMEQVLVEGTVRRVPDAEADAYWETRPWESRVGGWASDQSRPLASRAELVARVAKATARFAGRSVPRPAHWTGFRIVPDRIEFWSSKPHRLHERVLYRRDGDSWITERLYP, encoded by the coding sequence ATGGATCGACTTCAAGAGGCCATGGACCGCTTCGCGGGCCTCTTTGAAAAGGCGGCCGGGCACGACCTTCAGGAACCGACCGCCGTCACGCTGGCCACGGCCAGTGCGTCGGGGCACCCCTCCACACGGACCGTTCTCCTGAAGGGATTCGGGAGAGAGGGTTTTGTGATCTACACGAATACCGAGAGCCGGAAGGGCGTGCAGCTTCTGGAGAACCCCCACGCTTCCCTCTGCTTCTTCTGGCAACCGATGATGGAGCAGGTTCTCGTGGAAGGGACAGTCCGGCGCGTGCCGGACGCGGAGGCGGATGCTTACTGGGAGACCCGACCCTGGGAGAGCCGTGTCGGGGGCTGGGCGTCGGATCAGTCCCGGCCGCTGGCAAGCCGGGCGGAGTTGGTCGCCCGGGTAGCGAAGGCGACAGCCCGGTTTGCGGGGCGGTCGGTACCGCGCCCCGCGCACTGGACAGGCTTTCGGATTGTGCCGGATCGGATCGAGTTCTGGAGTTCAAAGCCGCATCGTCTGCACGAGCGCGTCCTCTACCGGCGGGATGGCGACTCGTGGATCACGGAACGGTTGTACCCGTAG
- a CDS encoding ABC transporter permease, with protein MRVFLAFLRLDLRHLRRDRGSLFWMAVMPFAFMAFFGTVFSGPGEPIDAVLVLRIRDLDRTETSRGIVALIDTTRFRLSAEEDPSASPVRTLTIPAAFEDSVLAGVHADLLLTRHGGTDTADFAARAALFRTLLRFHGALATAAPDSSTWSDSTRAVFRGAVSREPAFTVREEWASSVQTPSGFLQSVPGNLAMFVLMSTVMATAALLADERRSGVLRRLASQPVPMGAAIAGKAASRFLISLAQIALLLVGSRLLFGFRPDPSPFAFLAVAAVFSLGCVALGLLLGSLFRTPERAAGAAWLTSMLMAALGGAWWPLEVVPNWMRTAAHAFPIAWAMDGFHAITTGGGGWAEVALPIAVLAGFAVVSGVVASFVLRPER; from the coding sequence ATGAGAGTCTTCCTCGCGTTCCTCCGCCTCGACTTGCGGCATCTCCGACGCGACCGGGGCAGTCTCTTCTGGATGGCCGTCATGCCGTTCGCGTTCATGGCCTTCTTCGGCACGGTGTTCTCCGGGCCGGGAGAGCCGATCGACGCGGTTCTTGTCCTGCGGATCCGCGATCTCGACCGGACCGAGACTTCCCGCGGAATCGTGGCGCTCATCGATACGACACGCTTCCGTCTCTCCGCGGAGGAAGACCCTTCGGCCTCCCCCGTGCGCACGCTCACCATCCCCGCGGCGTTTGAGGACTCGGTGCTGGCGGGAGTCCACGCCGACCTTCTTCTTACGAGACACGGGGGCACCGACACGGCCGACTTCGCGGCGCGCGCGGCGCTCTTCCGAACGCTCCTGCGTTTCCACGGTGCGCTGGCGACGGCCGCCCCCGATTCCTCGACCTGGTCGGACTCGACGCGGGCCGTATTCCGCGGCGCCGTCTCTCGCGAGCCTGCATTCACCGTCCGGGAGGAATGGGCCTCTTCCGTCCAGACACCATCCGGGTTCCTCCAGAGCGTGCCCGGAAACCTCGCGATGTTCGTCCTGATGTCCACCGTGATGGCAACCGCGGCCCTGCTTGCCGACGAGCGGCGTTCCGGCGTTCTCCGGCGACTGGCCTCACAGCCTGTTCCCATGGGCGCCGCCATCGCCGGGAAAGCGGCATCGCGCTTCCTGATCTCGCTGGCGCAGATCGCGCTGCTTCTGGTCGGTTCCCGACTGCTCTTCGGCTTCCGCCCCGACCCGTCCCCCTTCGCGTTCCTTGCGGTGGCCGCCGTCTTTTCGCTGGGGTGCGTCGCGCTGGGGTTGCTTCTGGGCTCCCTTTTCCGAACGCCGGAGCGTGCGGCCGGGGCGGCCTGGCTCACTTCCATGTTGATGGCTGCCCTCGGCGGTGCGTGGTGGCCGCTGGAAGTCGTGCCGAACTGGATGCGAACGGCCGCCCACGCCTTCCCCATCGCATGGGCGATGGACGGCTTCCACGCCATCACCACCGGCGGCGGAGGCTGGGCAGAGGTTGCGCTCCCGATCGCGGTGCTGGCGGGATTCGCCGTGGTGTCCGGCGTCGTCGCCTCATTCGTGTTGCGGCCGGAGCGCTAG